From the genome of Pungitius pungitius chromosome 21, fPunPun2.1, whole genome shotgun sequence, one region includes:
- the cpxm2 gene encoding inactive carboxypeptidase-like protein X2 isoform X1, with translation MGRRAAAAEGSAGDGVGVMTGQRLSLLTPLALLGLLVGLADLSHGFAGEDEDYYMQELLTREQLNQVQVQEKSVASAPDMHEQPSQNPSKKAPKGDAGSGRQTGKTTAVKTANKKAEKSKKNAMKTTTSISEGDRQYNSMNEECPPMGLETLKIDDFQLHASTTKRYGLGAHRGRLNIQAGIYEDDLYDGAWCTGIDDPLQWFEVDARRLTKFTGVITQGRSSLWSSDWVTSYKVMVSNDSHTWITLKNGSRDLIFVGNREKEIPVRNILPEPVVGRYIRVNPRSWFHSGSICMRVEILGCPMPDPNNYYHRRNEVITTDNLDFRHHSYKEMRQLMKAVNEMCPNITRIYNIGKSHSGLKLYAIEISDNPGEHEVGEPEFRYTAGSHGNEVLGRELLLLLMQFMCLEYRSGNQRIRHLVAETRIHLLPSLNPDGYEKAFEAGSELSGWSLGRWSNDGIDIHHNFPDLNSILWEGEAKKWIPRKMFNHHLPIPEWYLSKNASVAVETRALIAWMEKVPFVLGGNIQGGELVVTFPYDKTRSQGVAREQTPTPDDHVFRWLAFSYASTHRLMTAANRRVCHTEDFAKEDGTINGASWHTAAGSMNDFSYLHTNCFEFSMYVGCDKFPHESELPEEWENNRESLLVFMEQVHRGIKGVVRDLQGRGIANAIVSVQGIGHDIRTASDGDYWRLLNPGEYRVTAKAEGYSITSKKCEVGYEMGATSCNFIIGRTNLSRIKEIMEKFNKRPIKLPVRQLQVRGTREMRLGT, from the exons ATGGGACGCAGAGCCGCCGCAGCAGAAGGCTCCGCTGGAGACGGCGTCGGGGTCATGACGGGGCAACGCCTCAGCCTCCTGACCCCACTGGCTCTGCTAGGACTCCTCGTGGGGCTGGCAGACCTCAGCCACGGCTTTGCCGGTGAGGATGAGGATTACTACATGCAGGAGCTGCTGACACGAGAGCAGCTCAACcaggtgcaggtgcaggagAAGTCTGTGGCCTCGGCACCTGACATGCATGAGCAGCCCAGCCAAAACCCCAGCAAGAAAGCGCCAAAGGGGGATGCAGGCAGCGGCAGGCAGACGGGTAAAACCACAGCAG tGAAAACAGCcaacaaaaaggcagaaaagagCAAGAAGAACGCCATGAAAACCACAACCAGCATCTCCGAAGGAGACCGCCAGTACAACTCAATGAATGAGg AATGCCCTCCCATGGGACTGGAGACATTGAAGATTGATGACTTCCAGCTTCATGCTTCAACTACAAAGCGCTACGGCCTTGGAGCACACAGAGGTCGTCTCAACATTCAG GCCGGTATTTATGAAGACGACCTCTACGACGGGGCCTGGTGCACTGGGATAGATGACCCGTTGCAGTGGTTCGAGGTGGACGCCAGGAGGCTGACAAAGTTCACAGGGGTCATCACACAAGGCAGAAGCTCCCTCTGGTC GAGCGATTGGGTAACTTCGTACAAGGTGATGGTGAGCAACGACAGTCACACCTGGATAACGCTGAAGAACGGCTCAAGGGACCTG ATCTTCGTCGGCAATAGGGAAAAGGAGATCCCGGTGCGGAACATCCTTCCGGAGCCGGTGGTCGGCCGGTACATCCGAGTCAATCCTCGATCTTGGTTTCACAGCGGCAGCATCTGTATGAGGGTGGAGATCCTTGGCTGTCCAATGCCAG ATCCCAATAATTATTACCACAGACGCAATGAAGTCATCACCACAGACAACCTGGACTTCAGACACCACAGCTACAAAGAAATGAGGCAG CTTATGAAGGCGGTCAATGAAATGTGCCCCAACATCACCCGCATCTATAACATAGGAAAGAGCCACAGTGGCCTCAAGCTGTATGCCATAGAGATTTCTGACAACCCAGGAGAACATGAAGTGG GTGAACCAGAGTTTCGCTACACGGCAGGTTCCCATGGTAACGAGGTGCTGGGACGagagctgctcctcctgctgatgCAGTTCATGTGTCTGGAGTATCGGTCCGGCAACCAGCGGATACGTCACCTGGTGGCAGAGACCAGAATCCATCTGTTGCCATCTCTCAACCCCGACGGGTACGAGAAAGCCTTTGAAGCG GGTTCCGAGCTCAGTGGCTGGTCTCTGGGTAGATGGAGCAATGACGGAATTGACATTCACCACAACTTCCCTGATCTGAACTCCATCCTGTGGGAAGGCGAGGCCAAGAAGTGGATCCCTCGCAAAATGTTCAACCACCATTTGCCCATTCCAGAGTGGTACTTGTCCAAAAATGCCTCG GTTGCCGTGGAGACACGGGCTCTGATCGCATGGATGGAGAAGGTACCCTTTGTGCTGGGCGGTAACATCCAGGGAGGGGAGCTGGTGGTGACCTTCCCGTACGACAAAACGCGCTCCCAAGGGGTGGCCAGGGAGCAGACCCCGACCCCGGATGACCACGTCTTCCGATGGCTGGCCTTCTCCTACGCGTCCACCCACCGCCTGATGACGGCTGCCAACCGGAGGGTTTGCCACACGGAAGATTTTGCCAAGGAGGACGGCACCATCAACGGGGCGTCCTGGCACACCGCGGCCGGCA GTATGAACGATTTCAGCTATCTGCACACCAACTGCTTTGAGTTTTCGATGTACGTGGGTTGTGACAAATTCCCGCATGAGAGCGAACTGCCCGAGGAGTGGGAAAACAACCGCGAGTCTCTCCTTGTCTTCATGGAGCAG GTGCATCGTGGGATCAAAGGTGTGGTGAGGGACCTTCAAGGTCGTGGAATAGCTAATGCCATCGTCTCTGTGCAGGGCATCGGCCATGATATCCGCACAG cttCTGATGGTGATTACTGGCGCTTGCTGAACCCAGGGGAGTACAGAGTAACGGCAAAGGCTGAAGGATACAGCATCACAAGTAAGAAGTGTGAGGTGGGCTACGAGATGGGCGCCACCAGCTGCAACTTCATCATCGGACGCACTAACCTGTCACGGATCAAAGAAATAATGGAAAAATTCAACAAGCGGCCAATCAAATTGCCAGTCAGGCAGCTCCAAGTTCGCGGAACCAGAGAGATGCGCCTGGGGACATaa
- the LOC119213271 gene encoding carbohydrate sulfotransferase 15-like, translating into MTQMDYKYSLLGSAVDDYRKRPLLLQVDDTPVNMFSVREGKREPPPRCWSALGCFRRVRLYSFLFGLAVTFLIMASYVLTGDKKGLLLTPSPYHFSSLVSLGPFAFNLSSVKDNAHMKLVVKSITSKVEFRSGRQLPELKALVDTEPHMFSAVPRKFLPGVKNPCWYEEYTGNITADPYRTNLYARYSRRFRTVFQHLRNTFREHLFHREGKLYRMRCLPYFYIIGQPKCGTTDLYDRLRLHPDVKFTTFKEPHWWTRKRFGIIRLSEGFHDRYPVEDYLDLFDQAAFQIQGNLTVNASQPDIIIGEASASTMWDNNAWVYFYDNTTEGEPPFLIQDFVHALQPDARFIIMLRDPVERLYSDYLYFGISNKSAEDFHEKVSESLQLFEGCLTEYTMRSCVYNTTVNNAMPVRLQVGLYIVYLMDWLTVFSREQILVLRLEDHASNRKYTMHKVFDFLHLGPLTKEKESEITRSPASNTRRPADKNLGPMLPITKEILRDFYMPFNEKLAKVLRNESFSWESTSKH; encoded by the exons ATGACACAGATGGACTACAAATACAGCCTGCTCGGCTCCGCGGTGGATGACTACCGCAAGAGGCCGTTGCTCCTGCAGGTGGACGACACGCCCGTGAACATGTTCTCCGTCCGGGAGGGGAAGCGGGAGCCGCCGCCGCGGTGCTGGAGCGCACTGGGCTGCTTCCGCAGGGTCCGCCTCTACAGCTTCCTGTTCGGCCTGGCCGTCACGTTCCTCATCATGGCGTCGTACGTCCTGACGGGAGACAAGAAgggcctcctcctcaccccttcGCCATACCACTTCAGCAGCCTGGTCAGCCTGGGACCTTTTGCCTTCAACCTCTCGTCGGTCAAGGACAACGCACACATGAAACTGGTGGTCAAGTCCATCACGTCCAAGGTGGAGTTTCGCAGCGGTCGACAGCTCCCGGAGCTCAAAGCACTGGTTGACACTGAACCACAT ATGTTTTCTGCCGTGCCTCGCAAATTCCTGCCCGGCGTCAAGAACCCATGCTGGTACGAGGAATACACTGGGAATATCACCGCGGACCCTTACAGGACAAACTTGTACGCGCGCTACTCCAGGCGCTTCCGAACGGTGTTCCAGCACTTGAGGAACACTTTCCGAGAACACTTGTTTCACCGCGAGGGGAAGCTGTACCGCATGCGGTGCCTTCCGTATTTCTACATCATCGGCCAACCAAAGTGCGGCACGACGGACCTGTACGACAGACTGAGGCTGCACCCGGACGTCAAGTTCACCACCTTCAAAGAGCCGCACTGGTGGACCCGCAAGAGGTTTG gtATCATCCGTCTGAGCGAGGGCTTTCACGACCGGTACCCGGTGGAGGACTACCTGGACTTGTTCGATCAGGCTGCTTTCCAAATCCAGGGAAACCTCACAGTGAATGCCAGCCAACCTGACATCATCATAG GAGAAGCCAGCGCGTCCACCATGTGGGACAACAACGCCTGGGTGTATTTCTACGACAACACCACCGAGGGAGAGCCCCCCTTCCTCATCCAGGACTTCGTCCACGCCCTGCAGCCCGACGCCCGCTTCATCATCATGCTCAGGGACCCGGTGGAAAG GCTCTACTCAGACTACCTTTACTTCGGTATTTCCAACAAGTCCGCGGAGGATTTCCACGAGAAGGTGTCCGAGTCGCTGCAGTTATTCGAAGGGTGCCTTACGGAGTACACGATGCGCTCCTGCGTGTACAACACTACTGTCAACAACGCCATGCCa GTCAGGTTGCAGGTTGGCCTGTACATCGTGTACTTGATGGACTGGCTCACCGTCTTCAGCAGGGAACAGATTCTGGTCCTGCGTTTGGAAGACCATGCCTCCAACAGGAAATACACAATGCACAAAGTCTTTGACTTCCTGCACCTCG ggcctctgacaaaagaaaaagagtcagAGATCACAAGAAGTCCAGCATCCAATACCAGGAGGCCGGCTGACAAAAACCTGGGACCCATGCTGCCCATCACGAAAGAGATCCTGAGGGATTTCTACATGCCGTTCAATGAAAAGTTGGCCAAAGTACTGCGGAATGAGTCCTTCTCCTGGGAGAGCACCTCCAAACACTGA
- the cpxm2 gene encoding inactive carboxypeptidase-like protein X2 isoform X2, translating to MTVKTANKKAEKSKKNAMKTTTSISEGDRQYNSMNEECPPMGLETLKIDDFQLHASTTKRYGLGAHRGRLNIQAGIYEDDLYDGAWCTGIDDPLQWFEVDARRLTKFTGVITQGRSSLWSSDWVTSYKVMVSNDSHTWITLKNGSRDLIFVGNREKEIPVRNILPEPVVGRYIRVNPRSWFHSGSICMRVEILGCPMPDPNNYYHRRNEVITTDNLDFRHHSYKEMRQLMKAVNEMCPNITRIYNIGKSHSGLKLYAIEISDNPGEHEVGEPEFRYTAGSHGNEVLGRELLLLLMQFMCLEYRSGNQRIRHLVAETRIHLLPSLNPDGYEKAFEAGSELSGWSLGRWSNDGIDIHHNFPDLNSILWEGEAKKWIPRKMFNHHLPIPEWYLSKNASVAVETRALIAWMEKVPFVLGGNIQGGELVVTFPYDKTRSQGVAREQTPTPDDHVFRWLAFSYASTHRLMTAANRRVCHTEDFAKEDGTINGASWHTAAGSMNDFSYLHTNCFEFSMYVGCDKFPHESELPEEWENNRESLLVFMEQVHRGIKGVVRDLQGRGIANAIVSVQGIGHDIRTASDGDYWRLLNPGEYRVTAKAEGYSITSKKCEVGYEMGATSCNFIIGRTNLSRIKEIMEKFNKRPIKLPVRQLQVRGTREMRLGT from the exons ATGACTG tGAAAACAGCcaacaaaaaggcagaaaagagCAAGAAGAACGCCATGAAAACCACAACCAGCATCTCCGAAGGAGACCGCCAGTACAACTCAATGAATGAGg AATGCCCTCCCATGGGACTGGAGACATTGAAGATTGATGACTTCCAGCTTCATGCTTCAACTACAAAGCGCTACGGCCTTGGAGCACACAGAGGTCGTCTCAACATTCAG GCCGGTATTTATGAAGACGACCTCTACGACGGGGCCTGGTGCACTGGGATAGATGACCCGTTGCAGTGGTTCGAGGTGGACGCCAGGAGGCTGACAAAGTTCACAGGGGTCATCACACAAGGCAGAAGCTCCCTCTGGTC GAGCGATTGGGTAACTTCGTACAAGGTGATGGTGAGCAACGACAGTCACACCTGGATAACGCTGAAGAACGGCTCAAGGGACCTG ATCTTCGTCGGCAATAGGGAAAAGGAGATCCCGGTGCGGAACATCCTTCCGGAGCCGGTGGTCGGCCGGTACATCCGAGTCAATCCTCGATCTTGGTTTCACAGCGGCAGCATCTGTATGAGGGTGGAGATCCTTGGCTGTCCAATGCCAG ATCCCAATAATTATTACCACAGACGCAATGAAGTCATCACCACAGACAACCTGGACTTCAGACACCACAGCTACAAAGAAATGAGGCAG CTTATGAAGGCGGTCAATGAAATGTGCCCCAACATCACCCGCATCTATAACATAGGAAAGAGCCACAGTGGCCTCAAGCTGTATGCCATAGAGATTTCTGACAACCCAGGAGAACATGAAGTGG GTGAACCAGAGTTTCGCTACACGGCAGGTTCCCATGGTAACGAGGTGCTGGGACGagagctgctcctcctgctgatgCAGTTCATGTGTCTGGAGTATCGGTCCGGCAACCAGCGGATACGTCACCTGGTGGCAGAGACCAGAATCCATCTGTTGCCATCTCTCAACCCCGACGGGTACGAGAAAGCCTTTGAAGCG GGTTCCGAGCTCAGTGGCTGGTCTCTGGGTAGATGGAGCAATGACGGAATTGACATTCACCACAACTTCCCTGATCTGAACTCCATCCTGTGGGAAGGCGAGGCCAAGAAGTGGATCCCTCGCAAAATGTTCAACCACCATTTGCCCATTCCAGAGTGGTACTTGTCCAAAAATGCCTCG GTTGCCGTGGAGACACGGGCTCTGATCGCATGGATGGAGAAGGTACCCTTTGTGCTGGGCGGTAACATCCAGGGAGGGGAGCTGGTGGTGACCTTCCCGTACGACAAAACGCGCTCCCAAGGGGTGGCCAGGGAGCAGACCCCGACCCCGGATGACCACGTCTTCCGATGGCTGGCCTTCTCCTACGCGTCCACCCACCGCCTGATGACGGCTGCCAACCGGAGGGTTTGCCACACGGAAGATTTTGCCAAGGAGGACGGCACCATCAACGGGGCGTCCTGGCACACCGCGGCCGGCA GTATGAACGATTTCAGCTATCTGCACACCAACTGCTTTGAGTTTTCGATGTACGTGGGTTGTGACAAATTCCCGCATGAGAGCGAACTGCCCGAGGAGTGGGAAAACAACCGCGAGTCTCTCCTTGTCTTCATGGAGCAG GTGCATCGTGGGATCAAAGGTGTGGTGAGGGACCTTCAAGGTCGTGGAATAGCTAATGCCATCGTCTCTGTGCAGGGCATCGGCCATGATATCCGCACAG cttCTGATGGTGATTACTGGCGCTTGCTGAACCCAGGGGAGTACAGAGTAACGGCAAAGGCTGAAGGATACAGCATCACAAGTAAGAAGTGTGAGGTGGGCTACGAGATGGGCGCCACCAGCTGCAACTTCATCATCGGACGCACTAACCTGTCACGGATCAAAGAAATAATGGAAAAATTCAACAAGCGGCCAATCAAATTGCCAGTCAGGCAGCTCCAAGTTCGCGGAACCAGAGAGATGCGCCTGGGGACATaa